A portion of the Natrinema salaciae genome contains these proteins:
- a CDS encoding ABC1 kinase family protein, whose amino-acid sequence MLAYARDRRRFLLFGRPRQVGPETHRHRAEVLLESLLTLGPTFIKLGQLLSTRPDVLPPAYIDVLSALQDEVPPAPWPEAKAVLEDELGPVDERFAEFDTEPISGASLGQVYRARVEPDAREAAHIDGDPTATRTDGAGGHEVAVKIRRPNIEALVRADLRVVKWSLPILLYFVDDARSFSLENLAEEFSKTIREEMDYEREAAMLAEIRANFAGDDRFRIPDVIESHSGPRVLTMEYIEGTKINDLETLERKGIDRTRIAENLERAYLQMIMDDGVFHADPHPGNLAVTDDGQIVFYDFGMSGRVDPFVQEKIIDFYIAVANQDIDAILDALIEIGTLSPDADRGVMAEVMEIAIQDARGEDVEQYRVNQIVGQIEDSIYVFPFRLPKNLALVLRVATVVEGVCVTLDEGFDFISTATDYLTEEGYREESIRQYIDETGQQLRRTGESLTRLAPKAERALDRLDRDDLFVRIGVEDEENVFDKLAKRLVYGMLLTMSLFSMGVLYALEAPRASIVAAIFSVIVTVQLYRSFRKPKSIGARPQFTRQNLRQRRGKE is encoded by the coding sequence TTGCTCGCCTACGCCCGCGACCGGCGGCGCTTTCTCCTGTTCGGCCGCCCCCGGCAGGTCGGCCCCGAGACGCACCGCCACCGGGCCGAAGTGCTGCTCGAGTCGCTGCTGACGCTCGGCCCGACGTTCATCAAACTCGGCCAGCTGCTGTCGACCCGTCCCGACGTGCTCCCGCCGGCGTACATCGACGTGCTCTCGGCGCTGCAGGACGAGGTCCCACCGGCACCCTGGCCCGAGGCGAAAGCAGTCCTCGAGGACGAACTCGGCCCCGTCGACGAGCGGTTCGCGGAATTCGACACCGAACCGATCAGCGGTGCGAGCCTCGGACAGGTCTATCGGGCGCGGGTCGAGCCCGACGCCCGCGAGGCGGCCCACATCGACGGCGACCCGACGGCGACGCGCACCGACGGTGCGGGAGGCCACGAGGTCGCGGTGAAGATCCGCCGACCGAACATCGAGGCCCTCGTTCGGGCCGACCTGCGGGTCGTCAAGTGGTCGCTCCCGATCCTGCTGTACTTCGTCGACGACGCCCGTTCGTTCTCGCTCGAGAACCTCGCCGAGGAGTTCTCGAAGACGATCCGCGAGGAGATGGACTACGAGCGCGAAGCGGCGATGCTCGCCGAGATCCGCGCGAACTTCGCGGGTGACGACCGCTTTCGCATCCCCGACGTGATCGAGAGCCACTCCGGGCCGCGCGTGCTCACGATGGAATACATCGAGGGGACGAAGATCAACGATCTCGAGACGCTCGAGCGGAAGGGGATCGACCGGACCCGGATCGCGGAGAACCTGGAGCGAGCCTACCTGCAGATGATTATGGACGACGGGGTCTTCCACGCGGATCCACATCCGGGCAACCTCGCGGTGACCGACGACGGGCAGATCGTCTTCTACGACTTCGGGATGTCCGGCCGGGTCGATCCGTTCGTCCAGGAGAAGATCATCGACTTCTACATCGCCGTCGCGAACCAGGACATCGACGCGATCCTCGATGCCCTGATCGAGATCGGCACGCTCAGCCCCGACGCCGATCGGGGGGTCATGGCCGAGGTGATGGAGATCGCCATCCAGGACGCCCGCGGCGAGGACGTCGAGCAGTACCGGGTCAACCAGATCGTCGGGCAGATCGAGGACTCGATCTACGTGTTCCCCTTCCGGCTACCGAAGAATCTCGCGCTCGTCCTCCGGGTCGCCACCGTCGTCGAGGGGGTCTGCGTCACCCTCGACGAGGGCTTCGACTTCATCTCGACCGCGACCGACTACCTGACGGAGGAGGGCTACCGCGAGGAGTCCATCCGACAGTACATCGACGAGACGGGCCAACAGCTCCGCCGGACGGGCGAATCGCTGACCCGACTCGCGCCCAAGGCCGAGCGAGCGCTGGACCGACTCGACCGCGACGACCTCTTCGTCCGCATCGGTGTCGAGGACGAGGAGAACGTCTTCGACAAACTCGCCAAACGACTGGTCTACGGCATGCTGCTCACCATGTCGCTGTTCTCGATGGGCGTGCTGTACGCGCTCGAGGCCCCCAGAGCGTCGATCGTCGCGGCGATCTTTTCGGTGATCGTGACGGTTCAACTCTACCGTTCGTTCCGCAAGCCGAAATCGATCGGCGCGCGACCGCAGTTTACGCGGCAGAACCTGCGCCAGCGACGGGGCAAAGAGTGA
- a CDS encoding Hsp20/alpha crystallin family protein has translation MSALRDALRDLSDDIFFDLLESDDAYLLVLDVPGVSADSLELAIEDSRISIDAHREKAPTDDYHYVEENRSLFLDVDLPLPDDASDARAEATVDRGVLELRLPKRGSAGETTIDIVDEDS, from the coding sequence ATGTCAGCGCTCCGCGACGCGTTGCGGGACCTCTCCGACGACATCTTCTTCGATCTGCTCGAGAGCGACGACGCCTATCTGCTCGTGCTCGACGTCCCCGGCGTCTCGGCCGACTCGCTCGAGCTCGCGATCGAAGACAGTCGCATCTCCATCGACGCCCACCGGGAGAAAGCGCCGACCGACGACTATCACTACGTGGAGGAGAACCGCTCGCTCTTTCTCGATGTCGACCTCCCGCTGCCCGACGATGCGTCCGACGCCCGCGCCGAGGCGACGGTCGACCGCGGCGTTCTCGAGTTGCGGCTTCCGAAACGCGGGTCCGCCGGGGAGACCACGATCGACATCGTCGACGAGGACTCCTAA
- a CDS encoding asparagine synthase-related protein, protein MATVLLANPNADVVDRDGRRWILCGTHRRELRAAIERGAAGRDVKALHDSLPGEGTVVVLSDRADEPTIRAHRGITSAYEVFYCLDSSGEPVVSDLFRNALARLEPADRTVPDRAMADHLLYRTTPIDSYVERIHRLGHGETLTWTPGETTPRTELTETLEPETRLSPASAHRRLDEVLSAVCAPIADESSLMLSGGVDSTVLEPYLSNPTESVTGSFDTPELAFEREYADRANALVETDREIVEMTESSYLERLEAAVDALGMPPHQLQTPTFDGIYRAVDDGETLVSGQVADAVFGLSGQLETGHTVWRTRHLRYVPPVAEKLRRHREILAEIRRDPSEPDGRALQFAVYTDVPSVVDAIGRRRYERRQRERYEYAMARVPDASGSPYARQMHVGQWIDFFCEDAVSVWRQAGLARGCEMYTPFAGKAVAELALGLSSPERYLRDGESKHVPKTLLGEWYPDYDRSKPKGNGNFPAERFLTSGPLGDVFDRYDVPAFAPDVPGDLVDRSAGLAWNLAGYAVWRDRVLRADDLEPVSHTRTVSVASSASRSDIGSA, encoded by the coding sequence ATGGCAACAGTACTGCTCGCGAATCCGAACGCCGACGTCGTTGACCGAGACGGGCGACGGTGGATCCTCTGTGGGACCCACCGGCGGGAGCTTCGCGCGGCGATCGAACGCGGAGCCGCCGGTCGGGACGTGAAAGCCCTCCACGACTCGCTGCCCGGCGAGGGAACGGTCGTCGTCCTCTCCGATCGCGCGGACGAGCCGACGATACGCGCCCACCGCGGTATCACGTCGGCCTACGAGGTGTTCTACTGCCTCGACTCGAGCGGCGAACCGGTCGTCTCCGATCTCTTCCGGAACGCGCTCGCTCGCCTCGAACCCGCCGACCGGACGGTGCCGGATCGGGCGATGGCAGACCACCTGCTCTACCGGACGACGCCGATCGACTCCTACGTGGAACGAATCCACCGCCTCGGCCACGGCGAGACGCTCACCTGGACGCCCGGCGAGACGACGCCCCGGACGGAGCTGACGGAGACACTCGAGCCCGAGACGAGGCTGTCGCCAGCGAGCGCGCACCGCCGGCTGGACGAGGTGCTGTCGGCGGTCTGTGCGCCGATCGCGGACGAGTCGTCGCTCATGCTCTCCGGCGGCGTCGACTCGACCGTCCTCGAACCCTACCTGTCGAACCCGACCGAGAGCGTGACCGGCTCGTTCGATACGCCCGAACTGGCGTTCGAGCGGGAGTACGCGGACCGCGCGAACGCCCTCGTCGAGACCGATCGGGAGATCGTCGAGATGACGGAGTCGTCGTACCTCGAGCGACTCGAGGCGGCGGTCGACGCCCTGGGGATGCCGCCACACCAGCTCCAGACGCCGACGTTCGACGGCATCTATCGCGCGGTCGACGACGGCGAGACGCTCGTCAGCGGGCAGGTCGCGGACGCCGTCTTCGGGCTGAGCGGCCAGCTCGAGACCGGACACACGGTGTGGCGGACGCGCCACCTCCGATACGTTCCGCCGGTCGCCGAGAAACTGCGGCGACACCGCGAGATCCTCGCGGAGATCCGGCGCGATCCGTCGGAACCGGACGGGCGGGCGCTCCAGTTCGCGGTTTACACGGACGTGCCGTCGGTCGTCGACGCGATCGGTCGCCGGCGCTACGAGCGGCGACAGCGGGAGCGATACGAGTACGCGATGGCCCGCGTTCCCGACGCGAGCGGCTCTCCCTACGCCCGTCAGATGCACGTCGGGCAGTGGATCGATTTCTTCTGCGAGGACGCCGTCTCCGTCTGGCGTCAGGCCGGCCTCGCGCGGGGCTGTGAGATGTACACGCCGTTCGCGGGCAAGGCCGTCGCCGAACTCGCGCTCGGTCTCTCCTCGCCCGAGCGGTACCTCCGCGACGGCGAGTCGAAACACGTCCCGAAGACGCTCCTCGGCGAGTGGTACCCCGACTACGACCGGTCCAAGCCGAAGGGGAACGGGAACTTCCCTGCCGAGCGGTTCCTCACGTCGGGCCCGCTCGGGGACGTCTTCGACCGCTACGACGTTCCGGCGTTCGCCCCGGACGTGCCGGGCGACCTCGTCGACCGCTCCGCGGGCCTCGCGTGGAACCTGGCCGGCTACGCCGTCTGGCGCGATCGGGTCCTGCGAGCCGACGACCTCGAGCCGGTTTCGCACACGCGAACCGTGTCGGTCGCCTCGAGCGCGTCCCGGTCCGACATCGGATCGGCCTGA
- a CDS encoding 8-oxo-dGTP diphosphatase produces the protein MIEATLCFPLRDGETGADPATDADLATDDETGREVLLIEKRRGLGEGWYNGPGGKCEPGETPRECAIRETREEVGLEVRDLEKAGELRFLLDGEAHTFCHVYRTRSFEGEPTASEEAAPEWVPVDDVPYDRMWDDDRLWLPGVLEGKTVAGEFRFEGGTPLDEADFVDHEMAWDASLEGDQDEKRSY, from the coding sequence ATGATCGAGGCGACGCTGTGTTTCCCGCTCCGAGATGGGGAGACCGGCGCTGATCCCGCCACAGACGCCGATCTCGCCACCGACGACGAAACCGGGCGCGAAGTGCTCCTCATCGAGAAACGCCGCGGCCTCGGCGAGGGCTGGTACAACGGTCCCGGCGGCAAGTGCGAACCCGGCGAGACCCCGCGGGAGTGTGCGATCCGCGAGACCCGCGAGGAGGTCGGCCTCGAGGTTCGGGACCTCGAGAAGGCGGGCGAACTCCGTTTCCTGCTCGACGGCGAGGCACACACGTTCTGTCACGTCTACCGGACCCGCTCGTTCGAGGGCGAGCCGACGGCCTCCGAGGAGGCCGCCCCCGAGTGGGTCCCCGTCGACGACGTCCCCTACGATCGGATGTGGGACGACGACCGACTGTGGCTCCCCGGCGTGCTCGAGGGGAAGACGGTCGCCGGCGAGTTTCGATTCGAGGGCGGAACGCCGCTGGACGAAGCCGACTTCGTCGACCACGAGATGGCGTGGGACGCCTCGCTCGAGGGCGATCAGGACGAGAAGCGATCGTACTGA
- a CDS encoding quinone oxidoreductase family protein → MKAIEIESYGESDELSVVDVPTPEPGAGEVRIDIEAAGINFADIMQRRGHYPDGPEPTYVPGMEAAGTVDAVGDGVEDLSEGDRVVAMLDTGGYAEFVTADANLLFPIPDEMSFEEAAGFPVQFLTAHACLFEWGGLEADESVLIQAAAGGVGTAAVQLASNAGAEVFGTASTGEKLDLANSLGCDHAINYTNTDFREVVDEETDGEGVDLVLESVGDDVFERSLDAMAHFGRMVAYGVASGVPAEVSNQRLLFENKTVKGFHLGQASLHDPSRVMKAVPELTDGFASGDLEVILGESFALEDAAEAHQYIEDRKSSGKVLLKP, encoded by the coding sequence ATGAAGGCCATAGAAATCGAGTCCTACGGAGAGAGCGACGAACTCTCGGTCGTCGACGTCCCGACGCCGGAGCCCGGTGCGGGCGAGGTTCGAATCGATATCGAAGCGGCCGGCATCAACTTCGCGGACATCATGCAGCGCCGGGGCCACTACCCGGACGGTCCCGAACCGACCTACGTCCCCGGCATGGAGGCCGCGGGAACGGTCGACGCGGTCGGCGACGGCGTCGAGGACCTCTCGGAGGGGGACCGCGTCGTCGCGATGCTCGACACCGGCGGCTACGCGGAGTTCGTCACCGCCGATGCGAACCTCCTCTTTCCCATCCCCGACGAGATGAGCTTCGAGGAGGCCGCCGGATTCCCCGTCCAGTTCCTCACCGCCCACGCCTGTCTCTTCGAGTGGGGCGGCCTCGAGGCGGACGAATCGGTCCTGATCCAGGCCGCGGCTGGCGGGGTCGGCACCGCCGCCGTCCAGCTGGCGTCGAACGCCGGGGCGGAGGTGTTCGGCACCGCGAGCACCGGCGAGAAGCTGGACCTCGCGAACTCGCTCGGCTGTGACCACGCGATCAACTACACCAACACGGACTTCCGCGAGGTCGTCGACGAGGAGACCGACGGCGAGGGCGTCGATCTCGTCCTCGAGAGCGTCGGCGACGACGTCTTCGAGCGCAGCCTCGACGCGATGGCCCACTTCGGGCGGATGGTCGCCTACGGCGTCGCCAGCGGCGTCCCCGCGGAGGTCAGCAACCAGCGGCTGCTCTTCGAGAACAAGACCGTCAAAGGGTTCCACCTCGGGCAGGCCTCCCTCCACGATCCGAGCAGAGTGATGAAGGCCGTCCCCGAACTGACCGACGGGTTCGCCAGCGGCGACCTCGAGGTCATCCTCGGCGAGTCGTTCGCGCTCGAGGACGCGGCCGAAGCCCACCAGTACATCGAGGACCGGAAGAGCTCCGGGAAGGTCCTGCTGAAGCCGTAA
- a CDS encoding translation initiation factor IF-5A, translated as MAKQQTEVRDLQEGSYVMIDDTPCKINAYSTAKPGKHGSAKARVEAEGVFDGKKRSLSQPVDAKIWVPIIERKQGQVVSVDGDDMQVMDLETYETITMRVPEDADVSPDENIEYLEMEDQRKIV; from the coding sequence ATGGCGAAACAGCAGACCGAGGTTCGCGACCTCCAGGAAGGCAGCTACGTCATGATCGACGACACACCGTGTAAAATCAACGCCTACTCGACGGCCAAGCCGGGCAAGCACGGCAGCGCCAAGGCCCGCGTCGAGGCAGAAGGCGTCTTCGACGGCAAGAAGCGCTCGCTCTCCCAGCCCGTCGACGCGAAGATCTGGGTCCCGATCATCGAACGCAAACAGGGGCAGGTCGTCTCCGTCGACGGCGACGACATGCAGGTCATGGACCTCGAGACCTACGAGACCATCACGATGCGAGTTCCCGAGGACGCCGACGTCTCCCCCGACGAGAACATCGAGTACCTCGAGATGGAAGACCAGCGAAAGATCGTCTGA
- a CDS encoding enolase-like domain-containing protein, with amino-acid sequence MEYDRIADLSLTIDAVATERVERETSSEFTRVTTEFSLSGPAPEGDTPVTGRGEDVTYETADHDRLAETGLPDLTGEYTLESFSDRLDDCDLFPGGAPDREVFRNYRRWGLESAALDLALRQSDTDLGSELGRSYDPVRFVASTRLGEPPTTDRLESLRGQVSNLEFKLDPIPAWDDDLVAGIDETVGRDAVRILDLKGQYEGTDVDVPADPDLYERVLEAFPEAVIEDPALTDETRPLFEEPAVRARVSWDAPIHGLADVEALPWEPDWLNIKPSRFGSLESLFETIAYCGDRDIRLYGGGQFELGVGRGQLQTLASLCYPDGPNDVAPRAYNDPAVGDGLPRSPLEPPTESIGFRWDPSR; translated from the coding sequence ATGGAGTACGATCGGATCGCGGACCTGTCGTTGACGATCGACGCGGTCGCCACCGAGCGCGTAGAGCGCGAGACCTCGAGCGAGTTCACTCGCGTGACGACCGAATTCTCGCTTTCGGGGCCGGCTCCGGAGGGCGACACACCGGTCACGGGACGCGGCGAGGACGTCACCTACGAGACCGCCGATCACGACCGGCTGGCGGAGACTGGACTGCCCGACCTCACCGGCGAGTACACCCTCGAGTCGTTTTCGGACCGGCTCGACGACTGCGATCTCTTCCCGGGCGGTGCGCCCGACCGCGAGGTCTTCCGGAACTATCGTCGGTGGGGACTCGAGAGCGCCGCGCTGGACCTCGCGCTCCGGCAGTCCGATACCGACCTCGGAAGCGAATTGGGTCGCAGTTACGATCCCGTCCGGTTCGTCGCCAGCACCCGACTGGGCGAGCCGCCGACGACCGATCGACTCGAGTCGCTCCGCGGGCAGGTCTCGAATCTCGAGTTCAAACTGGACCCGATCCCGGCGTGGGACGACGACCTCGTGGCCGGGATCGACGAGACTGTCGGGCGCGATGCCGTCCGGATTCTGGACCTCAAGGGCCAGTACGAGGGTACGGACGTCGACGTGCCAGCCGATCCGGACCTGTACGAGCGGGTGCTCGAGGCCTTCCCCGAGGCCGTGATCGAGGACCCGGCGCTGACCGACGAGACGCGGCCGCTGTTCGAGGAGCCGGCCGTTCGAGCCCGGGTTTCGTGGGACGCCCCGATTCACGGGCTCGCGGACGTCGAGGCGCTGCCGTGGGAACCCGACTGGCTCAACATCAAACCTTCCCGCTTCGGGTCGCTCGAGTCGCTGTTCGAGACGATCGCCTACTGCGGGGACCGCGACATTCGACTGTACGGCGGCGGCCAGTTCGAACTCGGCGTCGGCCGCGGGCAGCTCCAGACGCTGGCGTCGCTGTGCTACCCCGACGGGCCCAACGACGTCGCCCCGCGGGCGTACAACGATCCCGCGGTCGGAGACGGACTGCCCCGGAGTCCGCTCGAACCGCCGACGGAGTCGATCGGATTCCGGTGGGACCCGTCTCGGTAG
- the speB gene encoding agmatinase, with product MFPGATDEREGTDAAAAADREGDTDARGPTADRGGANFVVVGAPLDATTTFQPGTRFGPRRIRSFAEPFDDYDHRTGRHFSELGVADRGDVRAWNDVGAYLEYLTSALREAVWDDAVPLTLGGEHTVSLAGVRAVEPDVFVCLDAHLDLYDAYDGEPFSHAAVTRRILEDVDSVTEAIILGARTGSEAEWERAADDDVTVVPPEDVGEWTPGDRFADREVYLSVDVDAADPAYAPGTGTKEPFGLESRELRDVVRAVAPYAGGFDVVEVNDRDDGQAAALAAKLVREFVFSHADGVGD from the coding sequence ATGTTTCCCGGGGCGACCGACGAACGCGAGGGAACCGACGCGGCGGCTGCTGCCGACCGTGAAGGCGACACCGACGCGCGAGGCCCGACGGCCGACCGCGGCGGCGCGAACTTCGTGGTCGTCGGTGCGCCTCTGGACGCCACGACGACCTTTCAGCCGGGGACCCGCTTCGGGCCCCGCCGGATTCGATCTTTTGCGGAACCGTTCGACGACTACGACCACCGGACGGGCCGGCACTTCTCCGAACTCGGCGTCGCCGACCGCGGCGACGTCCGCGCGTGGAACGACGTCGGCGCGTACCTCGAGTACCTCACCAGCGCCCTGCGCGAGGCGGTCTGGGACGACGCCGTTCCGCTGACGCTGGGCGGCGAACACACCGTCTCCCTCGCAGGTGTGCGCGCAGTGGAACCCGACGTGTTCGTCTGCCTCGACGCCCACCTCGATCTGTACGACGCGTACGACGGCGAGCCGTTTTCACACGCCGCCGTCACGCGGCGAATCCTCGAGGACGTCGATTCCGTCACGGAGGCGATCATCCTCGGCGCTCGCACCGGCAGCGAAGCCGAGTGGGAGCGCGCAGCCGACGACGACGTGACCGTCGTCCCGCCCGAGGACGTCGGCGAGTGGACGCCCGGCGACCGGTTCGCGGACCGCGAGGTCTATCTGAGCGTCGACGTCGACGCCGCCGATCCCGCGTACGCGCCCGGAACCGGAACCAAAGAGCCGTTCGGCCTCGAGTCCCGCGAACTCCGCGACGTGGTGCGCGCGGTCGCCCCGTACGCGGGGGGTTTCGACGTGGTCGAGGTCAACGACCGCGACGACGGCCAGGCGGCCGCGCTCGCCGCGAAACTGGTCCGTGAGTTCGTCTTCTCGCACGCCGACGGCGTCGGTGACTAA
- a CDS encoding AAA family ATPase, translating into MVSLLTPAQAGGWSAFVPGSSAFLTAVVVFGTLAVVLRTVSWMATTQLDRLLLGLAYVVGVVGFVVTRDLALVFAPPTATLVWLFVTERTDVAPVGSGSPSGGGDDGSEAGDGDDTALDADQLDTDPPGHDFSDVGGMDALTETIRDRVIDPLTRPDVYDHYGIGAVNGVLFHGPPGCGKTFVASAVAAETAYNYIEVTPTDVTSKYIGEAADNVATVFEAARENEPCLVFIDEIDAIAGDRSERMATSEQQMVNQLLTELETQDDSEIVVFAATNYLEDVDDAILRSGRFDERIEVPPPDRRARLEILDLELADAPVADNVSLEAIADATAGYASSDVTVLADVAIRHAIADETSVRQSHLRQAVDEIDTSIPGWLDRYEDRFDEDLGRSSTEEPVSFDDLPGMDDLTAAIERRVFDPIRNADGYERYGVTPVDGALLYGPPDAGKTTLARSIAAELDRPTVEISPDRFRREAVDDPADRAAEIIEDARSIAPSVLVLDDLDELAPASGGSRATRQVATRLETLLPTLEDDVLVVGTARAIDRVHIDVLHAGTFDERIEVPPPDARTRGAVLDDALPGGIVAEDVDLATVADATEGFSIRDVRHLAGRVGREAVRREEQITTERLVAEADAVEATLEGWDGPQFDGLPSSIAPDGGGRPR; encoded by the coding sequence ATGGTTTCGCTACTGACGCCCGCACAAGCCGGCGGCTGGAGCGCGTTCGTCCCCGGCTCGAGCGCGTTTCTGACAGCAGTGGTCGTCTTCGGAACGCTCGCAGTCGTCCTTCGGACGGTGTCCTGGATGGCGACGACCCAGCTCGACCGTCTGTTGCTCGGTCTGGCGTACGTCGTCGGCGTCGTGGGGTTCGTCGTGACCCGCGACCTCGCGCTCGTATTCGCACCGCCGACGGCGACCCTCGTCTGGCTGTTCGTCACGGAACGGACGGACGTCGCGCCGGTTGGGAGCGGCTCGCCGAGCGGGGGAGGGGACGACGGCTCGGAGGCAGGTGACGGGGACGACACCGCACTCGACGCGGACCAGCTCGATACGGACCCGCCCGGTCACGACTTCTCCGACGTCGGCGGCATGGACGCGCTGACGGAGACGATACGCGACCGGGTCATCGACCCGTTGACCCGACCGGACGTCTACGATCACTACGGGATCGGAGCCGTCAACGGCGTCCTCTTTCACGGTCCGCCCGGCTGTGGCAAGACCTTCGTTGCGAGCGCGGTCGCAGCCGAAACGGCGTACAACTACATCGAAGTCACGCCGACCGACGTCACGAGCAAGTACATCGGCGAGGCCGCCGACAACGTCGCGACGGTGTTCGAAGCCGCCCGCGAGAACGAGCCCTGTCTGGTGTTTATCGACGAAATCGACGCGATCGCCGGCGACCGGTCGGAGCGAATGGCCACGAGCGAACAGCAGATGGTCAACCAGCTGCTGACCGAACTCGAAACGCAAGACGACTCGGAGATCGTCGTCTTCGCAGCGACGAACTACCTCGAGGACGTCGACGACGCAATCCTGCGATCCGGCCGGTTCGACGAGCGGATCGAGGTGCCGCCGCCGGATCGTCGGGCGCGGCTGGAGATCCTTGACCTCGAACTGGCCGACGCACCGGTCGCCGACAACGTGAGCCTCGAAGCGATCGCGGACGCGACCGCCGGCTACGCCTCGAGCGACGTGACGGTGCTCGCCGACGTCGCGATCCGCCACGCGATCGCCGACGAGACGTCGGTCAGGCAGTCGCATCTCCGCCAGGCGGTCGACGAGATCGACACCAGTATCCCGGGCTGGCTCGACCGCTACGAGGATCGGTTCGACGAGGATCTCGGCCGGTCGTCGACCGAGGAGCCAGTCTCCTTCGACGACCTTCCGGGGATGGACGATCTCACGGCCGCGATCGAGCGCCGCGTCTTCGATCCGATTCGCAACGCCGACGGCTACGAGCGCTACGGCGTCACGCCGGTCGACGGCGCGTTGCTGTACGGCCCGCCCGACGCGGGGAAGACGACGCTCGCCCGGTCGATCGCCGCGGAACTCGACCGTCCCACCGTCGAGATCAGTCCGGACCGCTTCCGCCGGGAGGCCGTCGACGATCCGGCCGATCGCGCGGCGGAAATCATCGAGGACGCGCGGTCGATCGCCCCGAGCGTCCTGGTCCTCGACGATCTCGACGAACTCGCACCCGCGTCGGGCGGATCGAGGGCGACTCGCCAGGTCGCAACGCGCCTGGAAACCCTCCTGCCGACGCTCGAGGACGACGTGCTCGTCGTCGGGACGGCACGGGCGATCGACCGCGTTCACATCGATGTCCTCCACGCCGGGACCTTCGACGAACGGATCGAGGTGCCACCGCCGGACGCCAGAACTCGCGGCGCGGTCCTCGACGATGCACTTCCGGGCGGGATCGTCGCCGAGGACGTCGATCTCGCCACGGTAGCCGACGCGACGGAAGGGTTCAGCATTCGCGACGTCCGCCATCTCGCCGGCCGAGTCGGTCGCGAAGCCGTCCGTCGCGAGGAACAGATCACGACCGAGCGACTCGTCGCCGAGGCCGACGCGGTCGAGGCGACGCTGGAGGGGTGGGACGGCCCGCAATTCGACGGACTGCCCTCGAGTATCGCCCCCGACGGGGGCGGCCGACCTCGGTGA